In Halorubellus sp. JP-L1, one DNA window encodes the following:
- a CDS encoding DNA topoisomerase VI subunit B yields the protein MTSFQSSLGEDEGMAAELAENQRAISIAEFFEKNKQMLGFNSGARALVTAVKEAVDNALDATEEAGHLPDIYVEIEEAGDYYRLVVEDNGPGITREQIPKIFGKLLYGSRFHAREQARGQQGIGISAAVLYSQLTSGKPAKVTSRTQGSDTAQYFELVIDTDTNEPEIRDEGTTSWDRPHGTRIELEMEGNMRARQQLHDYVKHTAVVNPHARLELKEPREHFKFERATDELPAETEEIKPHPHGVELGNVLKMLSATDSHSVSGFLQNEFTRVGKKTADKVIDEFRDRHYGREMSWTPPRAHEDGDVARAVSGAVSNKGADATAAFADAVAKRVDEMDRVAYQHVERFVAEEANAVEADHGKNFGKTVRENAVEAAWRAITGFDPDEPDQAANERLISDAFALADEATSTRKDDETIRAFAERLAAKFVPEPEDADAWRGRFTRDDVREFVDRSADMTEDREDATFGDTARENVTDAFWRVMRTVSDDPPLARELAEDRDATSKLVAGMRATDIIAPPTSCLSPISAELVEAGLRKEYDAEFYSASSRDAEVHAGDPFVVEAGIAYGGEIEAEGQADLLRYANRVPLVYKRGGCAITETIKGIGWRNYNLDQPGGTGVPTGPAVIMVHVASTNVPFTSESKDAVASVEEIEDEIELAVREAARELKSYLNKQQSMRKRKQKQNVLGEILPVMAQKVSDVTGRPNPDIGDALARIMNNVLVERDVVADGDEQTVTVVVENHSDRNESPDVTDIVDSEPRDVTDGATVVEMDGEWFVKWSPDVPAGEEARLTYTVETDATLDLSVSAVEGPKLTVSD from the coding sequence ATGACCTCGTTCCAGTCGTCACTCGGCGAAGACGAGGGGATGGCCGCGGAGCTCGCGGAGAACCAGCGCGCCATCTCCATCGCCGAGTTCTTCGAGAAGAACAAGCAGATGCTCGGGTTCAACTCGGGCGCCAGGGCGCTCGTCACGGCCGTCAAGGAGGCCGTCGACAACGCGCTCGACGCGACCGAGGAAGCCGGGCACCTCCCCGACATCTACGTCGAGATCGAGGAGGCCGGGGACTACTACCGGCTCGTCGTCGAGGACAACGGACCGGGCATCACGCGAGAACAGATCCCGAAGATATTCGGGAAACTCCTGTACGGGAGCCGGTTCCACGCCCGGGAGCAAGCGCGCGGCCAGCAAGGGATCGGGATCTCTGCCGCCGTCCTGTACTCCCAGCTCACCTCCGGGAAGCCGGCGAAGGTGACGAGTCGCACGCAGGGCAGCGACACCGCGCAGTACTTCGAGCTCGTCATCGACACGGACACGAACGAGCCCGAGATCCGCGACGAGGGCACGACGTCCTGGGACCGCCCGCACGGGACGCGCATCGAACTGGAGATGGAGGGGAACATGCGCGCTCGCCAGCAGCTCCACGACTACGTGAAGCACACGGCGGTCGTGAACCCGCACGCGAGACTCGAGTTGAAGGAGCCCCGCGAGCACTTCAAGTTCGAGCGCGCGACCGACGAGCTCCCCGCGGAGACCGAGGAGATCAAACCTCACCCCCACGGGGTCGAGCTCGGGAACGTCCTGAAGATGCTGTCGGCGACGGACTCGCACTCGGTGTCGGGGTTCCTCCAGAACGAGTTCACGCGCGTCGGGAAGAAGACCGCCGACAAGGTGATCGACGAGTTCCGCGACCGCCACTACGGCCGGGAGATGTCGTGGACGCCGCCTCGTGCCCACGAGGACGGCGACGTCGCGCGTGCGGTGTCGGGAGCGGTGTCGAACAAGGGCGCGGACGCGACGGCGGCGTTCGCGGACGCGGTCGCGAAGCGCGTCGACGAGATGGACCGCGTCGCCTACCAACACGTCGAGCGGTTCGTCGCCGAGGAGGCGAACGCGGTCGAGGCCGATCACGGGAAGAACTTCGGGAAGACCGTGCGCGAGAACGCCGTCGAGGCGGCGTGGCGCGCGATCACGGGGTTCGACCCGGACGAGCCCGATCAGGCCGCGAACGAGCGCCTGATCTCGGACGCGTTCGCGCTCGCCGACGAGGCGACGTCGACGCGGAAGGACGACGAGACGATCCGCGCGTTCGCCGAGCGGCTCGCGGCGAAGTTCGTCCCGGAGCCCGAGGACGCGGACGCGTGGCGCGGTCGATTCACGCGCGACGACGTCCGCGAGTTCGTCGACCGGTCGGCGGACATGACGGAGGACCGCGAGGACGCGACGTTCGGCGACACGGCGCGCGAGAACGTCACGGACGCGTTCTGGCGCGTGATGCGGACGGTGAGCGACGACCCGCCGCTCGCTCGCGAGCTCGCCGAGGACCGCGACGCGACCAGCAAGCTGGTTGCGGGGATGCGAGCGACGGACATCATCGCCCCGCCGACGTCGTGTCTCTCCCCGATCTCGGCGGAGCTCGTCGAGGCCGGGCTGCGAAAGGAGTACGACGCGGAGTTCTACTCGGCGTCGTCGCGGGACGCGGAGGTCCACGCCGGCGACCCGTTCGTCGTCGAGGCCGGGATCGCGTACGGCGGCGAGATCGAGGCGGAGGGACAGGCGGACCTCTTGCGGTACGCGAACCGCGTACCGCTCGTGTACAAGCGCGGCGGCTGCGCGATCACGGAGACCATCAAGGGCATCGGGTGGCGGAACTACAACCTCGACCAGCCCGGCGGCACCGGGGTCCCGACCGGGCCGGCGGTGATCATGGTGCACGTCGCGTCGACGAACGTGCCGTTCACGAGCGAGTCGAAGGACGCGGTTGCGAGCGTCGAGGAGATCGAGGACGAGATCGAGCTCGCGGTGCGGGAGGCCGCTCGCGAACTGAAGTCCTACCTGAACAAGCAGCAGTCGATGCGGAAGCGAAAGCAGAAGCAGAACGTCCTCGGGGAGATCCTCCCCGTCATGGCCCAGAAGGTCTCGGACGTGACGGGGCGGCCGAACCCGGACATCGGGGACGCCCTGGCGCGCATCATGAACAACGTCCTCGTCGAGCGCGACGTGGTGGCGGACGGTGACGAGCAGACGGTGACGGTCGTCGTGGAGAACCACTCGGACCGGAACGAGTCGCCGGACGTGACGGACATCGTGGACAGCGAGCCCCGCGACGTGACCGACGGGGCGACCGTCGTGGAGATGGACGGCGAGTGGTTCGTGAAGTGGTCGCCGGACGTGCCGGCGGGCGAGGAGGCTCGCCTCACGTATACGGTCGAGACGGACGCGACCCTGGACCTGTCGGTGTCGGCGGTCGAGGGACCGAAGCTGACGGTGAGTGACTGA
- a CDS encoding DNA topoisomerase IV subunit A, whose protein sequence is MSDATDSNAMAREKLVDLAAEFYDQFERGEIPEMTLPTRTKSNIVFDEDKHVWVYGDRTSTRSANSVRGARKLLKAAYTIEFLARQLEEDRSSTLRELYYLSESWDNEEAQFNGQDESNKLVEDLEIVSDVKREDFHMRPEESGATLIGPLELREQTRRGERVIHCQKDVGEGGYQIPNNPDTIEFLDHDIDFVLAVETGGMRDRLVENGFDTEYNCLVVHLKGQPARATRRITKRLHDELGLPVVVFTDSDPWSYRIFGSVSYGSIKSAHLSEYLATPEAEFVGIRPEDIVEYDLPTDPLSDSDVNALESELDDPRFQDEFWTEQIELQLDIEKKAEQQALAARGLDFVTDTYLPSRLDDMDVI, encoded by the coding sequence ATGAGTGACGCTACAGATTCGAACGCGATGGCCCGCGAGAAGCTCGTGGACCTGGCGGCGGAGTTCTACGACCAGTTCGAGCGCGGGGAGATCCCGGAGATGACGCTCCCGACGCGCACGAAGAGCAACATCGTGTTCGACGAGGACAAGCACGTCTGGGTGTACGGCGACCGGACGTCGACGCGGTCGGCGAACTCGGTGCGTGGCGCGCGGAAGCTCCTGAAGGCGGCGTACACGATCGAGTTCCTCGCGCGCCAGCTCGAGGAGGACCGCTCGTCGACGCTGCGTGAACTCTACTACCTGTCGGAGTCCTGGGACAACGAGGAGGCGCAGTTCAACGGGCAGGACGAGTCGAACAAGCTCGTGGAGGACCTGGAGATCGTGAGCGACGTGAAGCGCGAGGACTTCCACATGCGGCCCGAGGAGTCCGGCGCGACGCTCATCGGCCCGCTCGAACTCCGCGAGCAGACGCGTCGCGGGGAGCGCGTCATCCACTGCCAGAAGGACGTCGGCGAGGGCGGGTACCAGATCCCGAACAACCCGGACACGATCGAGTTCCTCGACCACGACATCGACTTCGTGCTCGCGGTGGAGACCGGTGGGATGCGGGACCGCCTCGTGGAGAACGGGTTCGACACGGAGTACAACTGCCTCGTCGTCCACCTGAAGGGCCAGCCGGCGAGAGCGACGCGGCGCATCACGAAGCGACTGCACGACGAACTCGGGCTACCGGTCGTGGTGTTCACTGACAGCGACCCGTGGTCGTACCGCATCTTCGGGTCGGTGTCCTACGGCTCCATCAAGTCCGCGCACCTCTCGGAGTACCTGGCGACGCCGGAGGCGGAGTTCGTCGGCATCCGGCCCGAGGACATCGTCGAGTACGACCTCCCGACGGACCCCCTAAGCGACTCGGACGTGAACGCGCTGGAGAGCGAACTGGACGACCCGCGGTTCCAGGACGAGTTCTGGACCGAACAGATCGAACTCCAGCTCGACATCGAGAAGAAAGCCGAGCAGCAGGCGCTCGCCGCCCGCGGCCTGGACTTCGTGACGGACACCTACCTGCCGTCTCGGCTCGACGACATGGACGTCATCTGA
- a CDS encoding MBL fold metallo-hydrolase, with the protein MTVSHDSLELDWLGYATLRIASDDAVVYVDPGRYGVLTGEWTPDTPGVAHPPATDYRPEDGDVVCVTHDHHYDPDGIRRVAGEDATLVVFDGLNTHRIDRVDDRPVDLDVDVRWVDAEADFAVGEPIVRTVPAYNTPDGHTRPNGDPYHPEGRGCGFLLTLDDTTVFWPGDTDVLDGHAELDVDVFCPPIGGSFTMDRHEAADLAEAMAPDLVVPIHYNTFAALETDSAAFADELDDRGVAVELDED; encoded by the coding sequence ATGACCGTCTCGCACGACTCCCTCGAACTCGACTGGCTCGGGTACGCGACGCTCCGCATCGCCAGCGACGACGCCGTCGTCTACGTCGACCCCGGCCGCTACGGCGTCCTCACCGGCGAGTGGACGCCCGACACGCCCGGCGTCGCGCACCCGCCAGCGACCGACTACCGCCCCGAGGACGGCGACGTCGTCTGCGTCACGCACGACCACCACTACGACCCAGACGGCATCCGGCGCGTCGCGGGCGAGGACGCGACGCTCGTCGTCTTCGACGGCCTGAACACGCACCGCATCGACCGCGTCGACGACCGCCCGGTCGACCTCGACGTCGACGTCCGCTGGGTGGACGCCGAAGCCGACTTCGCGGTCGGCGAACCCATCGTCCGGACCGTCCCTGCGTACAACACGCCCGACGGCCACACGCGGCCGAACGGCGACCCATACCACCCCGAGGGCCGCGGCTGCGGGTTCCTCCTCACGCTCGACGACACGACCGTGTTCTGGCCGGGCGACACGGACGTCCTCGACGGCCACGCCGAACTCGACGTCGACGTCTTCTGTCCGCCCATCGGCGGGAGCTTCACGATGGATCGTCACGAGGCCGCCGACCTCGCCGAAGCCATGGCGCCGGACCTCGTCGTCCCCATCCACTACAACACGTTCGCCGCGCTCGAAACCGACTCCGCGGCATTCGCGGACGAGCTCGACGACCGGGGCGTCGCGGTCGAACTCGACGAGGACTAA
- a CDS encoding ATP-dependent DNA ligase, whose translation MEFAAFADRARAIEETDADLAVVAAVAELFADADDDLATVARYVQGRPFPAWDDRTLAVGPSLCHEALARAADPNVDADDVEDRLADVGEIGAVAASLELGGQQGLSAFGAGGSEDLTVAEVGAEFEAMAAATGSGSEGNRRDRLFGLFNRANPTEARFLARLVLAEMRIGVGEGTVRDAIAGAFLADDWPSAPDATEAAAGGAGTEDDDANADADDGGVEQLTLADAAATGDGDEGGDDDEDDDEGGDEDEGAGEDEGADEAGGAAEDSTPAAVERPPADAVAAVERALQVSNDCGRVAEVAREEGREGLERMELEVGRPVQAMLAQAGAVMDVVKSWDGVAVETKYDGARVQVHHDPRGETRLFSRNMEDVTAALPEIVDYVRATVDVPVILDGEVIAVDDGDVLPFQRVLERFRRKHDVAAAREDVAVELRAFDCLHHDGTDLLDAPLQDRRRRLEHAMDGASATYAVMYDPDKIDAFEAAVLDEGHEGIMLKDPDSTYSAGKRGQEWLKRKPDVETLDVVVTGAEWGEGRRANVFGTFEVSVRVPDDDGRGDAGDGRADASDGSRYATIGNVATGITDAELDSLTERLREHVRTEDGQTVTFDPAVVFEVGYEEIQASPTSESGYALRFPRFVAVREDKAPADADDLARVDRLVED comes from the coding sequence ATGGAGTTCGCCGCGTTCGCCGACCGGGCACGGGCAATCGAGGAGACCGACGCGGACCTCGCGGTCGTCGCGGCCGTCGCAGAGCTGTTCGCGGACGCCGACGACGACCTGGCGACGGTCGCACGATACGTGCAGGGCCGTCCGTTCCCGGCGTGGGACGACCGGACGCTCGCGGTCGGGCCGTCGCTGTGTCACGAGGCGCTCGCGCGCGCCGCCGACCCGAACGTCGACGCTGACGACGTCGAGGACCGCCTCGCGGACGTCGGCGAGATCGGCGCGGTCGCCGCCTCGCTGGAGTTGGGTGGCCAGCAGGGACTGAGCGCGTTCGGCGCGGGCGGCAGCGAGGACCTCACCGTCGCCGAGGTCGGCGCGGAGTTCGAGGCGATGGCGGCCGCCACGGGCAGCGGAAGCGAGGGCAATCGACGCGACCGCCTGTTCGGCCTGTTCAACCGCGCGAACCCGACCGAAGCACGATTCCTCGCGCGCCTCGTGCTCGCGGAGATGCGCATCGGCGTCGGCGAGGGCACCGTCCGCGACGCCATCGCCGGCGCGTTCCTCGCCGACGACTGGCCGAGCGCGCCCGACGCCACGGAGGCAGCGGCCGGCGGCGCTGGGACCGAAGACGACGACGCAAATGCGGACGCTGACGACGGCGGGGTCGAGCAACTCACGCTCGCTGACGCTGCCGCGACGGGCGACGGGGACGAGGGAGGGGACGACGACGAAGACGACGACGAGGGAGGCGACGAAGACGAGGGTGCCGGCGAAGACGAGGGAGCCGACGAGGCTGGAGGAGCGGCCGAGGACTCGACTCCGGCGGCGGTCGAGCGGCCGCCCGCGGACGCGGTGGCGGCGGTCGAGCGCGCGCTCCAGGTCTCGAACGACTGCGGGCGCGTCGCGGAGGTCGCGCGCGAGGAGGGCCGAGAGGGCCTGGAACGGATGGAACTGGAGGTGGGACGGCCGGTGCAGGCGATGCTCGCGCAGGCGGGTGCGGTCATGGACGTCGTCAAGTCGTGGGACGGCGTCGCGGTGGAGACGAAGTACGACGGCGCGCGCGTCCAGGTCCACCACGACCCGCGCGGGGAGACGCGGCTGTTCTCGCGGAACATGGAGGACGTCACGGCGGCGCTCCCGGAGATCGTCGACTACGTGCGGGCGACCGTGGACGTACCCGTCATCCTCGACGGCGAGGTGATCGCGGTCGACGACGGCGACGTCCTGCCGTTCCAGCGCGTGCTCGAGCGGTTCCGCCGGAAGCACGACGTCGCGGCGGCTCGCGAGGACGTCGCCGTGGAACTGCGTGCGTTCGACTGCCTGCACCACGACGGCACGGACCTGCTCGACGCGCCGCTCCAGGACCGCCGGCGGCGTCTGGAGCACGCGATGGACGGCGCGAGTGCGACGTACGCCGTGATGTACGACCCCGACAAGATCGACGCGTTCGAGGCGGCGGTGCTCGATGAGGGCCACGAGGGCATCATGCTCAAGGACCCGGACTCGACGTACTCCGCGGGCAAGCGCGGCCAGGAGTGGCTGAAGCGCAAGCCCGACGTGGAGACGCTCGACGTCGTCGTCACGGGCGCGGAGTGGGGCGAAGGCCGCCGTGCGAACGTCTTCGGGACGTTCGAGGTGAGCGTGCGCGTCCCCGACGACGACGGTCGTGGGGACGCCGGGGACGGTCGTGCGGACGCAAGCGACGGGTCGCGGTACGCGACGATCGGGAACGTCGCGACCGGGATCACGGACGCGGAACTCGACTCGCTCACCGAGCGCCTCCGCGAGCACGTCCGGACCGAGGACGGCCAGACGGTGACGTTCGACCCCGCGGTCGTCTTCGAGGTCGGCTACGAGGAGATCCAGGCGTCGCCGACCTCGGAGTCGGGGTACGCGCTCCGGTTCCCGCGGTTCGTCGCCGTCCGCGAGGACAAAGCGCCCGCGGACGCGGACGACCTGGCTCGCGTCGACCGGCTCGTCGAGGACTGA
- a CDS encoding A/G-specific adenine glycosylase, with translation MTAGNGGDAAGERDAEAPGDGERDADSGTATEGDAWALPDDVDAVRAALVEWYEADHRDYPWRRTDDAYEILVSEVMSQQTQLDRVVDAWADFLDEWPDVDALAAADRGDVVGFWTSHSLGYNNRAKYLHEAAQQVVSEHDGEFPATPDGLQELMGVGPYTANAVASFAFNQGDAVVDTNVKRVLYRAFDVPDDDDAFEAAASELMPAGESRVWNNAIMELGGVACEKTPSCDEAGCPWRTWCHAYETGDFTAPDVPTQPSFEGSRRQFRGRVVNVLGEHGELALDELGPRIRVDYVPGEADGDGGAGGTYGRDWLHGLLADLDDDGLVDLRTDGDQVTAHLAR, from the coding sequence ATGACGGCAGGCAACGGCGGCGACGCCGCTGGCGAACGCGACGCGGAAGCTCCAGGCGACGGCGAACGCGACGCGGATTCGGGAACGGCGACCGAGGGCGACGCGTGGGCGCTCCCGGACGACGTGGACGCGGTGCGGGCGGCGCTCGTCGAGTGGTACGAGGCCGACCACCGCGACTACCCGTGGCGTCGCACCGACGACGCCTACGAGATTCTCGTCTCCGAGGTGATGAGCCAGCAGACCCAGCTCGACCGCGTCGTCGACGCCTGGGCGGACTTCCTCGACGAGTGGCCGGACGTCGACGCGCTCGCGGCCGCCGACCGCGGCGACGTCGTCGGGTTCTGGACGAGTCACTCCCTGGGGTACAACAACCGCGCGAAGTACCTGCACGAGGCCGCCCAGCAGGTAGTTTCCGAGCACGACGGCGAGTTCCCGGCGACGCCCGACGGCCTCCAGGAACTGATGGGCGTCGGCCCGTACACCGCGAACGCGGTCGCGAGCTTCGCGTTCAATCAGGGAGATGCGGTCGTGGACACGAACGTCAAGCGCGTGCTGTACCGAGCGTTCGACGTGCCGGACGACGACGACGCGTTCGAGGCGGCGGCCAGCGAGCTGATGCCCGCGGGCGAGTCCCGGGTGTGGAACAACGCCATCATGGAGCTCGGCGGCGTGGCGTGCGAGAAGACGCCGAGTTGCGACGAGGCCGGGTGTCCGTGGCGGACGTGGTGTCACGCGTACGAGACCGGGGACTTCACCGCGCCCGACGTCCCGACCCAGCCGAGCTTCGAGGGGAGTCGCCGCCAGTTCCGCGGGCGCGTCGTGAACGTCCTCGGCGAGCACGGCGAGCTCGCGCTCGACGAACTCGGCCCACGGATCCGCGTCGACTACGTGCCCGGCGAGGCCGACGGAGATGGGGGAGCCGGCGGAACGTACGGTCGCGACTGGCTCCACGGCCTCCTCGCGGACCTCGACGACGACGGCCTCGTCGACCTCCGGACGGACGGCGACCAGGTGACCGCGCACCTCGCTCGTTGA
- a CDS encoding DUF3267 domain-containing protein: MTSLEGPRGTPVQSEHDPDATLLPETPPGYADPVEFRYPLVGLVALVAALTVFSLALFGWLLYVAQGPDALAAAVAIEETADSVTFTTDLGVLALALLFGVGAVTALHEFVHGLAYRLLGYEVSYGVLVGMGAFYAAAFHQFQRRDHNLLVGAAPLVVIDAILVAALFVPNPTVAFVAFVGLLFNTTGAAGDLYLVATLLRMPGDVLLYDSDARHSYVFYRGGGEDENRQTRRS, from the coding sequence ATGACGTCGCTCGAGGGGCCGAGAGGCACGCCCGTTCAGAGCGAGCACGACCCGGACGCGACGCTGCTCCCGGAGACGCCACCGGGGTACGCCGACCCCGTCGAGTTCCGGTATCCGCTCGTCGGCCTCGTCGCCCTCGTCGCCGCCCTCACCGTCTTCTCGCTGGCCCTCTTCGGGTGGCTGCTGTACGTCGCGCAGGGGCCGGACGCGCTCGCGGCCGCGGTCGCCATCGAGGAGACCGCCGATAGCGTGACGTTCACGACCGATCTCGGCGTGCTCGCGCTCGCACTCCTCTTCGGCGTCGGTGCCGTCACCGCGCTCCACGAGTTCGTGCACGGGCTCGCGTATCGGTTGCTCGGTTACGAAGTGTCCTACGGCGTCCTCGTCGGAATGGGCGCGTTCTACGCCGCCGCCTTCCACCAGTTCCAGCGCCGGGACCACAACCTCCTCGTCGGTGCCGCCCCGCTCGTCGTCATCGACGCCATCCTGGTCGCAGCCCTGTTCGTTCCGAACCCGACGGTGGCGTTCGTCGCGTTCGTCGGCCTCCTGTTCAATACCACCGGTGCCGCGGGCGACCTCTACCTCGTCGCGACGCTCCTCCGGATGCCCGGCGACGTCCTCCTCTACGACAGCGACGCGCGGCACAGCTACGTCTTCTACCGGGGCGGGGGCGAGGACGAGAACCGGCAGACGCGACGGTCGTGA
- a CDS encoding winged helix-turn-helix domain-containing protein — translation MDSGERDDLVGTLTRRREILGALDERPRDKPALVRELGVARSTVDRAVRQLESCGLAERGPDGIELTTCGEVALDVYGAFTARLEALWECHDVVSQLPSREFAPPVFLADADVVRASVSAPDRPIMAFVDLVEEATYARGFSPAAYGAYVDAFERRVTAGELTAELAFSDEALTELTTTHRDAIERAASTGRVTVHRVETLPTAGVVVLERGDAGPVVAMGVHDGSSLSAVVTNDAPDAVAWARDFVDEQFERADPIPL, via the coding sequence ATGGATTCGGGTGAGCGCGACGACCTCGTGGGGACGCTGACCCGGCGACGCGAGATCCTGGGGGCGCTCGACGAACGACCGCGGGACAAGCCGGCGCTCGTCCGGGAACTCGGCGTCGCCCGGTCGACGGTCGACCGCGCGGTCCGCCAGCTGGAGTCGTGCGGACTCGCCGAGCGCGGTCCCGACGGCATCGAGCTGACGACGTGCGGCGAGGTGGCGCTCGACGTCTACGGAGCGTTCACGGCGCGACTGGAGGCGCTCTGGGAATGCCACGACGTCGTGTCGCAGTTGCCGTCGCGCGAGTTCGCGCCGCCCGTGTTCCTGGCGGACGCGGACGTCGTCCGGGCGTCGGTGTCGGCACCGGACCGACCGATCATGGCGTTCGTCGACCTCGTCGAGGAGGCGACGTACGCCAGGGGGTTCTCGCCGGCGGCGTACGGCGCGTACGTGGACGCGTTCGAGCGCCGCGTCACTGCGGGCGAGTTGACGGCCGAACTGGCGTTCAGCGACGAGGCGCTCACCGAGTTGACGACGACGCACCGGGACGCCATCGAGCGCGCCGCGAGCACCGGGCGGGTGACCGTGCATCGCGTCGAGACGCTACCGACGGCGGGCGTGGTCGTCCTCGAACGCGGGGACGCCGGGCCGGTCGTGGCGATGGGCGTCCACGACGGATCGAGTCTGTCCGCGGTCGTGACGAACGACGCGCCCGACGCCGTCGCGTGGGCGCGGGACTTCGTCGACGAACAGTTCGAGCGCGCGGACCCGATCCCGCTGTAG
- a CDS encoding NADPH-dependent FMN reductase, translated as MPSDVHVVALCGSLREDSHTRTALETALAAAENVGASTDLVDLRALDLPVFDADDDDAGDADALRAAVGDADAIILGSPMYHGSYSSPLKTALDYCGFDEFENKTVGLLAVAGGGFPVTALEHLRSVCRALDAWVIPHQAAIPKASRAFEDGAFVDDGLEERVRTLGRRAVQYANIEPDPHSFESQENVGAR; from the coding sequence ATGCCATCGGACGTGCACGTCGTCGCGCTCTGCGGGAGTCTCCGCGAGGACAGCCACACGCGGACGGCGCTCGAAACTGCGCTCGCGGCGGCCGAGAACGTGGGTGCGAGCACGGACCTCGTCGACCTCCGCGCGCTCGACCTGCCGGTGTTCGACGCGGACGACGACGACGCCGGCGACGCCGACGCGCTCCGCGCGGCGGTCGGGGACGCGGACGCCATCATCCTCGGCTCGCCGATGTACCACGGGTCGTACTCGTCGCCGCTGAAGACCGCGCTCGACTACTGCGGGTTCGACGAGTTCGAGAACAAGACCGTCGGCCTGCTCGCCGTCGCCGGCGGCGGGTTCCCCGTCACCGCGCTCGAGCACCTGCGGTCGGTGTGCCGGGCGCTCGACGCGTGGGTGATTCCACATCAGGCCGCGATCCCGAAGGCCTCGCGGGCGTTCGAGGACGGCGCGTTCGTCGACGACGGCCTGGAGGAGCGCGTGCGAACGCTCGGCCGGCGCGCGGTCCAGTACGCGAACATCGAACCGGACCCGCACAGCTTCGAGAGCCAGGAGAACGTCGGCGCTCGCTGA
- a CDS encoding aldo/keto reductase, with product MDERPLGTTGETVTEVGLGTWQIGGDWGDVPADTGREVVRTALDEGVTFLDTADVYGDGRSERLIADVLAEHDADPFVATKAGRRLDPHRAADYDLEHLREFVDRSRENLDVDVLDLVQLHCPPTDVYYQPETFDALEALVDEDRVANYGVSVERVEEGLKAIEYDGVETVQIIFNPFRQRPAEHFLDRAADADVGVIVRVPYASGLLTGALSADDEFAEDDHRNFNRDGEAFDVGETFAGVPFDVGLDAVDELQSRTGVDDLAAFTLRWILDHDAVTTVIPGTTTPAHVESNVAAADRPAPTDDERDAVAAVYDEYVREHVHHRW from the coding sequence ATGGACGAACGACCGCTCGGGACGACGGGCGAGACGGTGACGGAGGTCGGACTCGGGACGTGGCAGATCGGCGGCGACTGGGGCGACGTGCCCGCGGACACCGGCCGCGAGGTCGTCCGCACGGCGCTCGACGAAGGCGTAACCTTCCTCGACACCGCGGACGTCTACGGCGACGGCCGGAGCGAACGACTGATCGCGGACGTGCTCGCCGAGCACGACGCCGACCCGTTCGTGGCGACGAAGGCCGGTCGACGACTCGACCCGCATCGCGCCGCGGACTACGACCTCGAGCACCTCCGCGAGTTCGTCGACCGGTCGCGCGAGAACCTCGACGTCGACGTCCTCGACCTCGTCCAGTTGCACTGTCCGCCGACTGACGTCTACTACCAGCCGGAGACGTTCGACGCGCTGGAGGCGCTCGTCGACGAGGACCGCGTCGCGAACTACGGCGTCAGCGTCGAACGCGTCGAAGAGGGCCTGAAGGCGATCGAGTACGATGGGGTCGAGACCGTCCAGATAATCTTCAACCCGTTCCGGCAGCGCCCCGCCGAGCACTTCCTCGACCGCGCCGCCGACGCCGACGTCGGCGTCATCGTCCGCGTTCCCTACGCGTCCGGCCTCCTGACGGGCGCGCTCTCCGCGGACGACGAGTTCGCGGAGGACGACCACCGAAACTTCAACCGCGACGGCGAGGCCTTCGACGTCGGCGAGACGTTCGCGGGCGTCCCCTTCGACGTCGGCCTCGACGCCGTCGACGAACTCCAGTCCCGCACCGGCGTCGACGACCTCGCGGCGTTCACGCTCCGCTGGATCCTCGACCACGACGCCGTCACGACCGTCATCCCGGGGACGACGACGCCCGCGCACGTCGAGTCGAACGTCGCCGCCGCCGACCGGCCCGCGCCGACCGACGACGAACGCGACGCCGTCGCCGCCGTCTACGACGAGTACGTCCGCGAGCACGTCCACCACCGCTGGTAG
- a CDS encoding 30S ribosomal protein S17e — translation MAIKPDYVKKTGTILLDQYPTAFTTEFETNKQSVQKLTNIESKGVRNRIAGYVTRKKNTAAAEA, via the coding sequence ATGGCCATCAAACCCGACTACGTCAAGAAGACGGGTACTATCCTCCTCGACCAGTACCCGACGGCGTTCACGACCGAGTTCGAGACCAACAAGCAGAGCGTCCAGAAGCTCACGAACATCGAGTCCAAGGGCGTCCGCAACCGCATCGCCGGCTACGTCACGCGCAAGAAGAACACCGCCGCGGCCGAAGCCTGA